The Sinomicrobium kalidii genome contains a region encoding:
- a CDS encoding GlxA family transcriptional regulator, with protein sequence MELSILLTSHHRLLSVAAMLDVFQSVNRYFTEAGKAPFFDIQLLYGASEDYKDRYNGFNTKPINGVSRTDLVLIPAFASEDIRTLIAGNKDIIFWLNTQYKQGVEIASFCTGAFLLGASGLLNGRKATTHINATTAFANSFPNVLLQAREILTEDGGVYTSGGATNSFHLMLHLIKKYCGVEAAIYISKMFAIDMDREQQACYGTFTPNRNHGDELVKGIEQYIHEMYPEIHTIEEIVNEVPSSRRNMVRRFKKATGVTPIVYLQKIRMEAAKKMLEQTNKSIMEVMLEVGYRDEKSFRKLFKKNTGTTPVAYREKFKGVVLNA encoded by the coding sequence ATGGAACTATCTATTTTACTGACATCCCACCACCGCCTGCTCAGTGTGGCGGCCATGCTGGATGTTTTTCAATCTGTTAACCGCTATTTTACCGAAGCGGGAAAAGCGCCTTTCTTTGACATTCAACTGCTTTACGGGGCAAGCGAAGACTATAAGGACCGGTATAACGGATTTAACACGAAACCCATAAACGGGGTCAGCCGTACGGACCTGGTCCTTATTCCGGCTTTTGCCTCGGAAGATATCAGAACTCTTATTGCCGGGAACAAGGATATTATCTTTTGGCTGAACACACAATATAAGCAGGGGGTGGAAATAGCCAGCTTCTGTACCGGGGCCTTTTTATTGGGGGCATCCGGATTGCTTAACGGCCGGAAAGCCACTACGCACATCAATGCCACGACGGCCTTTGCCAACAGCTTTCCGAATGTGTTGTTACAGGCCAGGGAAATCCTTACCGAAGACGGCGGGGTGTATACCAGCGGTGGCGCCACCAACAGTTTTCACCTGATGCTGCACCTCATCAAAAAATACTGCGGGGTGGAAGCGGCCATTTACATTTCCAAAATGTTCGCTATTGATATGGACCGCGAACAACAGGCCTGCTACGGGACGTTTACGCCCAACCGTAACCACGGCGATGAACTGGTAAAGGGCATTGAACAGTATATCCATGAAATGTACCCGGAAATACACACTATAGAGGAAATTGTAAACGAAGTACCCTCCAGCCGGCGAAACATGGTACGGCGGTTTAAAAAGGCCACGGGAGTTACGCCCATTGTCTACCTTCAGAAGATACGTATGGAAGCCGCCAAGAAAATGCTGGAACAGACCAATAAAAGCATTATGGAGGTGATGCTTGAAGTGGGGTACCGGGATGAAAAATCGTTCCGGAAGCTGTTTAAAAAGAATACGGGCACCACACCCGTGGCCTATAGGGAAAAGTTTAAAGGGGTGGTACTGAATGCGTAA
- a CDS encoding VOC family protein: MKLMPYLRFQDNCEEALQWYQSVFGGETSFRRFTEAPMDVPESHKNKIMHAELTFNDNTILACDSFPGQPVAHNTNSISLTVEIPDGKQAERIFGQLAEGGKVDMPFEKQFWNAYFGQLTDKFGKQWMINAPAEY, translated from the coding sequence ATGAAACTCATGCCTTACCTCCGATTTCAGGATAATTGTGAGGAAGCCCTCCAATGGTACCAATCCGTTTTCGGCGGGGAGACCAGCTTTCGCCGTTTTACCGAGGCCCCCATGGATGTGCCGGAAAGCCACAAAAACAAAATAATGCATGCCGAGCTTACCTTTAACGACAACACCATACTGGCCTGCGACAGCTTTCCCGGACAGCCCGTAGCCCACAATACCAACAGTATATCACTCACCGTGGAAATTCCCGACGGGAAACAGGCAGAAAGGATTTTCGGCCAACTGGCAGAAGGCGGCAAGGTCGACATGCCTTTTGAAAAGCAGTTCTGGAATGCCTATTTCGGTCAGCTTACCGACAAATTCGGCAAACAGTGGATGATCAATGCGCCTGCCGAATACTAA
- a CDS encoding SRPBCC family protein: MANIEHINYIKVPASEVYKALTTEKGLSEVWTRELKVRPEEGFINEFDFDDGYATKMKIDHLDENRKIVWNCVASDPEWIGTSVIFNLTEKDGVTTVTLNHANWKEVTEFYRWCNYNWGMFLLSLKTYCEDGKGLPFQERKF; the protein is encoded by the coding sequence ATGGCAAACATCGAACATATAAACTATATAAAAGTCCCCGCCTCTGAAGTATATAAAGCGCTGACTACGGAAAAAGGTCTTTCTGAAGTGTGGACCAGAGAACTGAAGGTACGTCCCGAAGAAGGTTTTATCAACGAATTTGATTTTGACGACGGCTACGCAACCAAAATGAAAATAGATCATCTTGACGAAAACAGGAAGATCGTGTGGAATTGCGTGGCATCCGATCCGGAATGGATAGGCACCTCGGTAATTTTCAACCTCACCGAAAAAGACGGGGTGACCACAGTGACCCTGAACCACGCCAACTGGAAGGAAGTGACCGAATTCTACCGCTGGTGTAACTATAACTGGGGAATGTTCCTCCTGAGCCTGAAAACCTATTGCGAAGACGGAAAAGGCCTGCCTTTCCAGGAACGCAAGTTTTAA